The Bradyrhizobium sp. WBAH42 genome includes a window with the following:
- the hisE gene encoding phosphoribosyl-ATP diphosphatase, translating to MSDSLERLYLAVLAARDLDPATSRTARLFQRGPSKMAKKLAEEAIEVVIDAVNGDSEAVIRESADLLYNLTVLWASAGVRPEDVWREMTRREDMLGIAEKLPKTPAKLPKVASPRMASRRPIVALDGRAARKRH from the coding sequence ATGAGTGATTCGCTTGAGCGGCTATATCTGGCTGTGCTCGCGGCCAGAGATCTTGATCCGGCAACATCGCGCACAGCCCGGCTGTTTCAGCGTGGGCCCTCAAAAATGGCGAAGAAACTGGCCGAAGAAGCGATCGAGGTCGTCATCGATGCGGTCAATGGCGATAGTGAGGCCGTGATCCGGGAAAGCGCCGACCTGCTCTACAATCTCACCGTGCTGTGGGCTTCGGCCGGAGTCCGCCCCGAGGACGTCTGGCGGGAAATGACGCGGCGGGAGGACATGCTCGGTATTGCCGAGAAACTGCCGAAGACGCCGGCGAAATTGCCCAAAGTCGCGTCACCGCGCATGGCCTCGCGGCGGCCTATTGTCGCGCTCGACGGCCGCGCCGCGCGCAAGCGCCACTGA
- a CDS encoding YqaA family protein, translating to MLKRIYDWCIDAAHKPYALWIMGIVSFAESSFFPVPPDVMLIPMSLARPQRAWVYATVCTITSVIGGVVGYAIGALLFDSVGQWLIQVYGLGDKVDAFRASYAEWGAVIILLKGLTPIPYKLVTITSGFAGYNIILFILCSIVARGGRFFVVAILLNRYGDWIRVRIEKHLGLWVAIGAAVLVLGFVIAVKLI from the coding sequence ATGCTGAAACGTATCTACGACTGGTGCATCGACGCCGCCCACAAGCCCTACGCGCTCTGGATCATGGGCATCGTGTCTTTCGCCGAAAGCTCCTTCTTTCCGGTCCCGCCGGATGTGATGCTGATCCCGATGTCGCTGGCGCGCCCGCAGCGCGCCTGGGTGTATGCAACGGTCTGTACCATCACCTCGGTGATCGGCGGCGTCGTCGGCTATGCCATCGGCGCGCTGCTGTTCGACTCGGTCGGCCAGTGGCTGATCCAGGTCTACGGCCTCGGTGACAAGGTCGACGCCTTCAGGGCCTCCTATGCCGAATGGGGGGCGGTGATCATCCTGCTCAAGGGGTTGACGCCGATCCCCTACAAGCTCGTCACTATCACCTCGGGCTTTGCCGGCTACAACATCATCCTGTTCATCCTGTGCTCGATCGTCGCGCGCGGCGGGCGCTTCTTCGTCGTCGCGATCCTGCTCAACCGCTATGGCGACTGGATCCGGGTTCGGATCGAGAAGCATCTCGGTCTCTGGGTTGCGATCGGGGCCGCGGTGCTGGTGCTCGGCTTCGTCATCGCGGTCAAGCTGATCTAG
- a CDS encoding aspartate ammonia-lyase, protein MSRTEQDFLGQREIADDIYYGVQTIRGKENFHITGIPMNQEPYFVKALGYVKKAAAMANRDLGAIDAKVADAIILGCDRVIAGDMMDQFVTDFIQGGAGTSTNMNANEVIANLALESLGFAKGDYQHVSPNDHVNYGQSTNDTYPTAFRLALILRLESYMTALRQLQEAFFAKGCEFDRVLKMGRTHLQDAVPMSLGAEFRGWGTTIGEEVDRISEARALLREINLGATAIGTSVTAAVGYPKLAVRHLSALTGVDFILAGDLVEATSDTGAYVQLSGVLKRTASKLTKICNDMRLLASGPRAGFNEINLPQLQPGSSIMPGKVNPVIPEVVNQTSFLVIGLDTTVTLAASAGQLQLNVMEPVISFALFFSIRTMERAVNSLRENCVVGITANEEHTRNMVLNSLGIVTVLKPLLGYKQCAEIAREGYKSGKSLHQIVVVERKLLTQEKWDEMFSFERLINPDLIG, encoded by the coding sequence ATGAGCCGTACGGAGCAGGACTTCCTCGGACAGCGCGAGATCGCCGACGACATCTATTACGGCGTCCAGACCATCCGGGGTAAGGAGAACTTCCACATCACCGGCATTCCGATGAACCAGGAGCCTTACTTCGTGAAGGCGCTCGGTTACGTCAAGAAGGCCGCCGCGATGGCCAATCGCGACCTCGGCGCGATCGACGCCAAGGTCGCAGACGCCATCATCCTCGGCTGCGACCGCGTCATCGCCGGCGACATGATGGATCAGTTCGTCACCGATTTCATCCAGGGCGGCGCCGGCACGTCGACCAACATGAACGCCAACGAGGTGATCGCGAACCTCGCGCTGGAATCGCTCGGCTTTGCCAAGGGCGACTACCAGCACGTCAGTCCGAACGATCACGTCAATTACGGCCAGTCCACCAACGACACCTATCCGACCGCCTTTCGCCTCGCCCTGATCCTGCGGCTCGAGAGCTACATGACGGCGTTGCGCCAGCTCCAGGAAGCCTTTTTCGCCAAGGGGTGCGAGTTCGACCGGGTGCTGAAGATGGGCCGCACGCATCTGCAGGATGCGGTGCCGATGTCGCTCGGCGCGGAATTCCGGGGCTGGGGCACCACGATCGGCGAGGAGGTCGACCGCATCTCGGAAGCGCGCGCGCTGCTGCGCGAGATCAATCTCGGCGCCACCGCGATCGGCACCTCCGTCACTGCGGCGGTCGGTTATCCCAAGCTCGCCGTCCGCCACCTCAGCGCGCTCACGGGCGTCGATTTCATCCTCGCCGGCGATCTCGTGGAGGCGACCTCCGACACCGGCGCCTATGTGCAGCTCTCCGGCGTGTTGAAGCGCACCGCGAGCAAGCTGACCAAGATCTGCAACGACATGCGCCTGCTCGCCTCGGGCCCGCGCGCCGGCTTCAACGAGATCAACCTGCCGCAGCTGCAGCCGGGCTCCTCGATCATGCCGGGCAAAGTCAACCCTGTGATCCCCGAGGTCGTCAATCAGACCAGCTTCCTCGTCATCGGGCTCGACACCACGGTGACGCTCGCGGCATCCGCCGGCCAGCTCCAGCTCAACGTGATGGAGCCGGTGATCTCGTTCGCGCTGTTCTTCTCGATCCGCACCATGGAGCGTGCGGTCAACAGCCTGCGCGAGAACTGCGTCGTCGGCATCACCGCCAACGAGGAGCACACCCGCAACATGGTGCTCAACTCGCTCGGCATCGTCACGGTGCTGAAGCCGCTGCTCGGCTACAAGCAATGCGCCGAGATCGCGCGCGAGGGCTACAAGAGCGGCAAGTCGCTGCACCAGATCGTGGTGGTCGAGCGCAAGCTGCTGACGCAGGAGAAGTGGGACGAGATGTTCTCGTTCGAGCGGCTGATCAATCCGGATCTGATCGGGTAG
- a CDS encoding nitronate monooxygenase family protein, whose protein sequence is MSMPALFKGRLSIPVIGSPLFIISVPDLVIAQCKAGVVGSFPSLNARPPELLDEWLARITEELAAYDRAHPDKPSAPFAVNQIVHKSNNRLDHDMQLCAKYKVPMIISSLGAREELNQAVHGWGGIVFHDVINQKFAHKAIEKGADGLILVAAGAGGHAGTISPLAFVAETRKWFDGPIALSGAIGNGKAIRAARILGADFAYIGSAFIATKEANAVEKYKEMIAGSSADDIVYSNLFTGVHGNYLKPSILAAGMDPENLPTSDPSKMNFGTDASGERAKPKAWKEIWGSGQGIGSVEGIVPAAELIARFKKEYDEAIDPPL, encoded by the coding sequence ATGTCCATGCCTGCCTTGTTCAAGGGGCGCCTGTCGATCCCCGTGATCGGCTCGCCGCTCTTCATCATCTCGGTGCCCGATCTGGTGATCGCGCAGTGCAAGGCGGGGGTGGTCGGCTCGTTTCCGTCGCTGAACGCGCGGCCGCCGGAGCTGCTCGACGAATGGCTGGCGCGGATCACCGAAGAGCTCGCGGCCTACGACCGCGCCCATCCCGACAAGCCGTCGGCGCCGTTCGCGGTCAACCAGATCGTGCACAAGTCGAACAACCGGCTCGATCACGACATGCAGCTCTGCGCCAAGTACAAGGTGCCGATGATCATCTCCTCGCTCGGCGCCCGCGAGGAGCTGAACCAGGCCGTGCACGGCTGGGGCGGCATCGTCTTCCACGACGTGATCAACCAGAAATTCGCGCACAAGGCGATCGAGAAGGGGGCCGACGGCCTGATCCTGGTCGCGGCCGGCGCCGGCGGCCATGCCGGCACCATCTCGCCGCTGGCCTTCGTGGCCGAGACGCGCAAGTGGTTCGACGGACCGATCGCGCTGTCGGGTGCGATCGGCAACGGCAAGGCGATCCGCGCCGCGCGCATCTTGGGGGCCGACTTCGCCTATATCGGCTCGGCCTTCATCGCGACCAAGGAGGCCAATGCGGTCGAGAAGTACAAGGAGATGATCGCGGGCTCGAGCGCCGACGACATCGTCTATTCCAATCTCTTCACCGGCGTGCACGGCAATTATCTGAAGCCCTCGATCCTGGCCGCAGGCATGGACCCGGAAAACCTGCCGACGTCCGATCCCTCCAAGATGAACTTCGGCACCGACGCCTCAGGCGAGCGCGCCAAGCCGAAGGCCTGGAAGGAGATCTGGGGAAGCGGCCAGGGCATCGGCAGCGTCGAGGGCATCGTGCCCGCCGCCGAGCTGATCGCGCGCTTCAAGAAGGAATACGACGAAGCGATCGATCCGCCGCTGTGA
- a CDS encoding thioesterase family protein: MTAIYRVDGNNVVTSPDAAGPWDRRMQHGSAPASLVTWAAERIPTAAPMDVARVTIDLMRPVPVAPLTIATEVLREGRKIQLCGIKLLADGVQVVGATVLKIRRQELTLPDEVEELPVTLPAPEDSLVEDGHAATSPFVRSVSMRAARGRFGQAGAGAIWFRVDHPLIEGEAISQAMRAVVAADFSNGTASTLDFRAWTYINADLTVSFARQPVGEWILLDGDSWIGPDGAGLAMSRLADRQGYFGRAVQSLVIEKR; the protein is encoded by the coding sequence ATGACCGCCATCTACCGCGTCGACGGCAACAACGTCGTCACCAGCCCCGATGCGGCCGGCCCCTGGGACCGGCGCATGCAGCACGGCTCGGCACCGGCATCGCTGGTGACGTGGGCGGCTGAGCGCATCCCGACGGCGGCGCCGATGGACGTCGCGCGCGTGACCATCGATCTGATGCGCCCGGTGCCGGTGGCGCCGCTCACGATCGCGACCGAGGTCTTGCGCGAGGGCCGCAAGATCCAGCTCTGCGGAATCAAGCTGCTCGCCGATGGCGTGCAGGTGGTCGGCGCCACCGTGCTGAAGATCAGGCGCCAGGAGCTGACGCTGCCGGACGAGGTCGAGGAGCTGCCGGTCACGTTGCCCGCGCCGGAGGATTCATTGGTCGAGGACGGTCACGCCGCCACCAGCCCGTTCGTGCGATCGGTCTCGATGCGCGCCGCGCGCGGCCGCTTCGGCCAGGCCGGCGCCGGTGCGATCTGGTTTCGCGTCGATCATCCGCTGATCGAAGGCGAGGCCATCTCGCAGGCGATGCGCGCCGTGGTCGCTGCCGACTTTTCCAACGGCACCGCCTCGACGCTCGACTTTCGCGCCTGGACCTACATCAACGCCGACCTCACCGTGAGCTTTGCGCGCCAGCCGGTCGGCGAGTGGATCCTGCTCGACGGCGATTCTTGGATCGGCCCCGACGGCGCGGGCCTTGCGATGTCGCGCCTCGCCGACCGTCAGGGCTATTTCGGCCGCGCGGTGCAGAGTCTGGTGATCGAGAAGCGGTGA